The Primulina eburnea isolate SZY01 chromosome 13, ASM2296580v1, whole genome shotgun sequence genome includes a region encoding these proteins:
- the LOC140809017 gene encoding protein NETWORKED 4A-like translates to MQKLSSTSHRDETKARPNRMKRLKSKKSHSWWWDSHISPTNSKWLQENLEEMEELVKRIIKIVEADTDSFARRAELYYKRRPELLNLVEEIYRTHRSLAERYDVVAGELRKSIPSDLVSQGSGVSDVGSEQSIHSSDRKKIHGKSHSRAAGFDVFLGSGGSGSELNNKGDGPSSSESETDDSSIDNYNITPSNGGETQELRQKNIELENQLGEVKEKVKMLQENISEDHKKSLDKNAEFFSKIAVYEEELRVAKEKIQHSEEEITHLTTELQKYHQPLEDSNNFVTDPTVLDSSSLQELSPAQELGENSDRSQAEDSDSVHNIQMLEEELRIAQEKLHDSVEEIEKFRQELMIKGSLIKNMQNQLESARTEASDTKNELKKEKREILEMQDEIIRYKTCLSDSDRVIRELKEMLSNANMSLSEENEQLQSQISRMTTEKTHLEYNIKELDLRRQSLEDELRQAKAGKDENEGEFRVQIDQLNADITERNGRLEELNKTFDSLKLKHEGQMSKKDDQIDQMSKHLHQLHIEHVKLIAGAERAHK, encoded by the exons ATGCAAAAGTTATCAAGTACATCACATAGAGATGAAACAAAG GCCAGGCCAAATAGAATGAAGAGATTGAAATCAAAGAAGTCTCACTCTTGGTGGTGGGATAGCCACATTAGTCCTACAAACTCCAAGTGGTTACAAGAAAATCTTGAAG AAATGGAGGAGCTTGTCAAACGAATAATAAAAATCGTCGAAGCGGACACAGATTCATTTGCCAGAAGGGCTGAACTGTATTATAAGAGGAGACCAGAACTGCTCAATCTGGTTGAGGAGATTTATCGAACACATCGATCATTGGCTGAGCGATATGATGTTGTCGCCGGAGAACTCCGAAAAAGCATACCCTCCGATCTTGTATCTCAAGGTTCTGGAGTTTCTGATGTTGGTTCAGAACAGAGTATCCATTCTTCTGATCGGAAGAAAATTCATGGTAAGTCCCATTCTCGTGCAGCGGGATTTGATGTTTTTCTCGGTAGTGGTGGAAGTGGCTCGGAATTAAATAATAAAGGAGATGGACCATCTAGTTCTGAATCGGAAACCGATGACTCCTCCATTGATAATTACAATATCACCCCGAGCAATGGTGGTGAGACACAAGAACTGCGTCAGAAGAATATTGAGTTAGAGAACCAGCTTGGGGAGGTTAAAGAGAAGGTGAAGATGCTCCAAGAAAATATTTCTGAAGATCATAAGAAATCCCTCGACAAGAATGCTGAATTTTTCTCCAAGATAGCTGTTTATGAAGAGGAACTGCGAGTTGCTAAAGAAAAGATACAGCATTCTGAAGAAGAAATTACTCACTTGACAACCGAGCTTCAAAAGTATCATCAGCCTTTGgaagattcaaacaattttgTTACTGATCCTACAGTCTTGGATTCTAGTTCATTACAGGAGCTAAGTCCAGCCCAAGAGCTTGGGGAAAACAGCGATCGTTCACAGGCTGAGGATTCTGACTCTGTCCACAACATTCAGATGCTTGAAGAAGAGCTGAGAATCGCGCAAGAGAAGCTTCATGATTCAGTGGAGGAAATCGAAAAATTCAGGCAGGAACTTATGATCAAGGGCTCCTTGATTAAGAACATGCAGAATCAGCTCGAATCAGCTCGAACAGAGGCATCGGACACAAAAAACGAACTCAAGAAAGAGAAAAGAGAGATTTTGGAGATGCAAGACGAAATAATCAGGTACAAAACCTGCCTTTCAGATAGCGATCGAGTTATCCGGGAATTAAAAGAAATGTTATCTAATGCCAACATGAGCTTATCTGAAGAAAACGAGCAACTTCAATCACAGATATCAAGAATGACGACAGAAAAAACTCACTTGGAGTACAACATAAAAGAATTGGATTTACGTCGTCAGTCCTTAGAAGACGAACTGAGACAGGCCAAGGCTGGAAAAGACGAAAATGAAGGTGAATTCCGAGTTCAAATAGATCAGTTAAATGCTGATATTACTGAGAGGAATGGTCGCTTGGAAGAACTAAACAAAACCTTTGATTCATTAAAGCTCAAACACGAAGGTCAGATGTCCAAGAAAGATGATCAGATCGATCAAATGAGCAAACATCTGCACCAACTGCATATTGAGCACGTTAAACTGATTGCTGGAGCCGAGAGGGCGCACAAATAG